The sequence below is a genomic window from Verrucomicrobiota bacterium.
AAGCGATTCGAGCTGCCGGGCGGGTTCGCCCTTTTGCAGGCTGATCCAATGGACATGCGGCTAACGGAGAAGAGGCAGCAAAGTGGCGAGGTGAAGCGACCGCCGGCGGTCATTGGCGAAGCGCGGATTGCCCGCCCAGACCAAGCCCACGCGTGCCTGGGGGGAATGGGCCGTGTCTGGTTTCGCCTCGGGCCAGCCGAGATATCCCACCGGAGGCACTTGGCTCGGATGCGGCAGCCGAAGAATGCGCGGCAGGCACATCAAGGGCAAATGAACGTGGTGTGGGGTCGGGTTGGAACCGCGCCGATGAAGTTCGACGTTCGGAAAGTTGCCGAGCAGCGAGCGCAAGGCATCGGGACATTCCAGGACCACGCGTCCTTGAGCTCGCTGGAGGGCAGCCGGCAAGTATCGGGCGAATTGGAGGGTGTCGCCCAGTCCTTGTTCGGCTTGGAGGAGCAAGGTGCGTCCGCGCAATGGATCGCCCTCCCATGGCGGAGTGAAGAGTCGGTCGTTTGAGGGTGATCCGTCGGGCATCTCCCGCCGCCAAGCCATGTGTTCCCAGGCGGACTCGTAGACTCCATCGAGCATGAGGCAGAAACCCAAATTCCAGTGGTGGAAAGGATCCTCTGGAGATTCGGCCAAGGACGACCGATGGGCCGCGATGGCGTCCGCCAATCGTCCCGCTTCCCGGAGCGCCACCGCGCGATTCAGGCCCGCGTCGCGAGGTTTGGGGTCAAGCGAGAGAGCGCGTTCGAAACCTTGAATTGCGGGTTCGAAACGATCTCGCCCCAACCGGACAATTCCGCGGCTATTCCAGCTTGAGGCGAGGAGGGGATGGGTTTGCACCAGTCCATCAGCCAGCGAAAGCGCTTCGTCCCCTCGTCCAGCTTTCCTGCGCGATGGGCTTGCCACGCGAGGGTGAAGATCTGCGAGGAGGCTTTTTCAGAAGTCTGGCCGGTGTCCCAAGGTTTTCGGGAAAGAGCAGGCCGAAGCTTCTCGCCGAGCATGCGGGCTACCTCAACCAGCACGGTGGCCCAGTCCCCCTGGGAGGGCTGGCGAAACAGCCTCATGCTGCGGTAGTAGGGCGAATCATTGCGATCGCGGTGCCACCGCCAGTCGGCGGACCAAGGCAGCAGGGTCCACACGGGCAGACCGAGCGCCCCGGCCAAGTGAGCGGACGAGGTGTCGATGCTGATGACGACATCGAGGCAGGCCATGGCATGGGCCGTCTCGAGGAAACTGTGGAGGGAGGCCCCTCGTTGGGAGACTTGCGGGGCGAGGGACTGCAGTTCTCGTTCCACAGGCCCGGTTTGGAGGCTGACCCAGTCGATGCCCTGGACGGCGAAGAGCGGGGCCAGTTCCTGGGTTGGGATCGAACGCAACGGGTCTGGTTCCTTGTTGCCCTGCCAGACGATTCCCACTCGCAATCGACCTTCGGTTTAAGGAGGGCGTGCGATTTCATGGCCTACCAAGCACCCGCGCAGATAACCTTCCGCGTTGCCAAATGCGTCGGTGTCGAACAAGGCGCCCGCGGCCCCGGCCATCGGTATCCAAAAATCGTGGTCCGGCAATGGTTCGTCCCAAGCAACGGCCCGCTGGACCCCGGGCGCAAGAGCGAGCAAGTCCTTCAAGGGGCTGGGTGCGTCCACGATGACGTTCCAACCCATTCGGGCGAGGGCGGAGGAGTAGCGCGCGAACTGGATGGAATCGCCAAACCCCTGTTCTGCGGCCAGGACGATGGTGCCGCGAGATTGAACATTTTGCGTCCAGCGCGGACGGTCATAGGAACGTCCCAGTTTCACCAGGCCAGGAACATTCCAGCGGGCTTCGTAATCGACCCAACCGGCATCGTACCAGCCCAACGCGAGGCTGGCTTGAGCGCGGTTCCATTGGGCGAGGGCATTTTCAGGCTGCAGCTCAAGCGCTTGATTGAAGAGGTCAATCGCCCCATTCCATTGCCCCAGTCTTGACAATGCGCCTACGTGATTCGTCAGGATGGCCGTTTCGCGTGGCGCCCGTTCGCCGGCGTGTTCGAAGCAGCGAACCGCTTCCTCCCAACGATGCTGCGCATGAAGGGTGTTCCCCAGATTGAACCAAGCCTCGGGCAGATCGGGGTTGAGATGCAGCGCCTTGCGGTAGGATTTTTCAGCGCGGGTCAATTGTCCCTGGGCTTGGTGCACCATCCCCAGCGCGATCCAGTTTTCGGCGAGGATCGGACCGGTGCGCAGGGCGCGAGCGGCGTAGGTTCGGGCTCGCGCAAGATTGCCGGCTTGAAGGAAAAGGAGGGAAAGCACGCGCCAGGCTTCGGGCCGTTCCGGGCAGGCCTCGGCGGCCGCCAGGAGTTCGGCCACGAGGTCTTCGCGAGAGGGGGTTGGAGCAGAATTCATTTTCTTCCATCTCGCAGCCGGATGACCGCGTCATGCACGGACTCGATCACGGACTCCCAGTTTCCGGGTTCGGACTGTCGAAAGAGCCGCATCGAGGGGTACCATGGGGTTGAATCCCCTTGATTTCCCCATCGCCAGCACGGCGTGTGGCTCAGGAGAGTCCAGACGGGCAGATGCAGCGCTCCCGCGAGATGGGCGGATGCGGTGCAAACCGAGATCAGCAGATCGACCTGAAGGAGGGCCGTCGCGGTGTCATGAAAGTTTCGAAAGGTGCCGCCCCAGTGGGAGAGCTTTCTCGCGATGTGATCGCCCGCTGAATCGGAGGCGTGCGGGCCGGTTTGGAAACTGATCCATTCCACATAACTGATTCGCAAGAGGGAGGCGATTTGGGGCCAAGCCAGAGTGCGTTTGGCGTTGTCCTTCTGCGCCGGATTGCCACCCAGACGAGGCCGATCCGGAGTT
It includes:
- a CDS encoding tetratricopeptide repeat protein translates to MASPSRRKAGRGDEALSLADGLVQTHPLLASSWNSRGIVRLGRDRFEPAIQGFERALSLDPKPRDAGLNRAVALREAGRLADAIAAHRSSLAESPEDPFHHWNLGFCLMLDGVYESAWEHMAWRREMPDGSPSNDRLFTPPWEGDPLRGRTLLLQAEQGLGDTLQFARYLPAALQRAQGRVVLECPDALRSLLGNFPNVELHRRGSNPTPHHVHLPLMCLPRILRLPHPSQVPPVGYLGWPEAKPDTAHSPQARVGLVWAGNPRFANDRRRSLHLATLLPLLR
- a CDS encoding tetratricopeptide repeat protein — encoded protein: MNSAPTPSREDLVAELLAAAEACPERPEAWRVLSLLFLQAGNLARARTYAARALRTGPILAENWIALGMVHQAQGQLTRAEKSYRKALHLNPDLPEAWFNLGNTLHAQHRWEEAVRCFEHAGERAPRETAILTNHVGALSRLGQWNGAIDLFNQALELQPENALAQWNRAQASLALGWYDAGWVDYEARWNVPGLVKLGRSYDRPRWTQNVQSRGTIVLAAEQGFGDSIQFARYSSALARMGWNVIVDAPSPLKDLLALAPGVQRAVAWDEPLPDHDFWIPMAGAAGALFDTDAFGNAEGYLRGCLVGHEIARPP